CCCCGGCTTGACCGGGGGATCCCATCACAGGGCTGCCATCCGGCCGCTAATGCGCAGATGTAAACCCCGCTTGACAGTGCTCTGGCACCGGCCTGGCACCGGTCTGGCACCGACCTGGCACCGACCTGGCACCGACCTGGCACCGACCTGGCACCGACCTGGCACCGACCTGGCACCGGTCTGGCACCGACCTGGCACCGGCCTGGCACCGGCCTGGCACCGGCCTGGCACCGGCCTGGCACCGGCCTGGCACCGGCCTGGCACCGGCCTGGCACCGGCCTGGCACCTTGCTGGAAACAGCAACGGCCCCTCGCGGGGCCGTTGTGGAATCCTGGGCGGAACGCTCAGGCCAACGGATTGCTCCATTCCAGCAGGCGCACCATCAGGGCCTTTTGGGCGTGCATGCGATTCTCGGCTTCGTCGAAGACCACGCTGCGCGGACCGTCCATCACTTCGTCGGTGATCTCCTTGCCGCGCTCGGCGGGCAGACAGTGCATCACCAAGCAGTCCTTCTTCGCCAGATTCACCAGTCCCTGGTTGATCTGGTAGGCCTTGAGCAGGCCGGCCTTGGCTTCCGCCTGATCCTTCTGTCCCATGCTGGCCCAGACGTCCGTGTAGAGGACGTCCGCCCCCTCGGCCGCGGCGCGTGGATCATCGGTCACCACGATCTTGGACAGCCCTTCCGCCTGGGCCGCCTTGAGGATGCCCGGATCCGGCAGACAGTCCGGGCTGGTGGCGATGCGCAATTCCATCGGAATGCGCCGGGCCAAGTTCAGCCAAGAGTTGGTCATGTTGTTGCCATCACCCAGGTAGGTCACCACCAGATCGTCCACCGTGCCCTTGTGTTCCCAGACCGTGAAGATGTCCGCCAGCACTTGGCAAGGATGGGTCAGGTCGGTCAACATGTTCACCACGGGCACGGGCGCATGCAGCGCCAATTCCTCGACGGAGCAGTGGCTGAAGGTGCGGATCAGGATGGCGTCCACGTAGCGGCCCAGGACCTTGGCCACGTCGTGGATGGACTCGCGCTTGCCGAGTTCGATCTCCTTCTCCGTGATGTAGAGCGTGCTGCCGCCCAGCTGGGCCAGGCCCACCTCGAAGGAAATCCGCGTGCGCAGCGAGGGCTTGTGGAAGATGCAGGCAAAGGACTTGTTGGCAAAGGGCTTCCGGTAATGGCCCCGCCGCACTTCCGCCTTCATCTCCGCGGCCAGGGCCAGCATGCCCCGCAGTTCCTCCGCCGTGAAGTCGATGAGCTGCAGACAATCGCGCTTCATGTATCCTCCAGAATTGCTCGGTTGATCCACCTGATTCCGTCTCGTGCCGCTTCGCGCGGGTCGCCGCCGCCCCTTCCCCCTGTTCCAGCCACAGCGCGCTGCGCGCGGCCAGGTGTCCCGTACTCCGCCGCCTTGGCCGCGCCGACTGGAGCGCGGCCGCGGAACCGTGCAGGCGCCGGACCTGGCCCGCCGTCGGGCCGCCGATGGGGATAGATGAAGGCAGGTCTCCCGCTGGCCGGGGCCAATATAGCACGGAAGGGGCTCCGTGCCCGAACCCCGCCGGCGCGGGAATCAGGGATTGAGGGCGGTGACCCGGTAGCGTGACACAAGCGGGCCGAGAGCTTCGGGCTCGTCCCAGCTGGTCGTCGTGACGGGCGGGCCCAGTGGCAGAAACTCCCCTTCGCCCTGCGCGCGCCAGACCTGATAGCGCTGGGCCTGGGAGACGGGCTTCCAACCCAGATGGATCTGCTCCCCCACCAGGCTGATGCTCAACTCGGGCTTGTCCAGCGCCAGCCAATCCACGCACAGGCCCAGATCATAGGCCGCCAGTTCCCAGCCCGTGCCGCGGTTCAGGGCGGAAACCCCGTCCCCGGCGGACGAACTCCCCCAAAGCAGCTGGCAGCCGTTGGTGGCGATGCCCAGCACGGAGACCCAGCCCGCCTGCAAATCCAGCGCCGGATCCAGCGGCAGGACCAGGGTCTTCAGTTCGGCCCCGTTGCCGTAGAACTGGCCGGTGGATTGGGGAATCACGGCCAGGCTCTGCTCGAACAGAAGCGCGCCGGGCCGTCCGTCGGCGTCCGCATGGATGCGCAGCCGCACCCGCACCCGGAGATCCAGGCAGGGAGCCCAGCCGCCATCGGCATAGCGCAGTTGCAGGCAGGGCACGCGCAGCCCGGTGGCCGGGCTGTCGCCCTGAAACCACTCGGCGCGCTCGAAGGCGCGGCTTTGATCACTGGTGCCGAACACCCAGCCCGCGTCGGGCGCCACCACCGGTTGACAGGTGGAGTCCGCCCGGACGGCACCGGCCAGAACCAGACCCAGGGCGGCCGAACCCAGGATCCCGTTCCAACCGGACAAAGCTGAGCGATCCAGGCGCAATCCGTCTAGCAGGGTCATGTGTGTGAGTCCTGACGGTTGGGCGAATCGTTCCTCGTCCGCTTCGAAACTAGCATGGTGACCGGGCCGGAAAAAGGACCACCCTCGTTCAGATTCCAGTCCTCGCGCGAGTGGAACGGGCATCCACCGGATTTGGCCCAAAAAAGCCCCCGTCCACGGGGACGGGGGCTTGGTCGGTCGGTTGGGACCGGGAGGGCTGCTACTCGCAGACCGCCACGATCTGGTAGAACTTGTGGCCAGCGGCCTGGGCACCGAGATCGGTGTAGGACGTGGTGGCCGAAGTGCCGATCTGGCTGAACGGACCGTAGCCGTAGGAGGCCGCGAAGACCTTGTAGCTCGCGGCGCCATCCACGGCGTCCCAGCTCAGGTTCGCGTTGCCGCTGGCGATGGTCACGTTCGCGTTGTACGGGATGCCGCAGGGAATGAGCGGCTTGATCCGCAGGGCCAGCAAGTCGCCGATCCGGCCACCCACATCGTCGAAGTTGACCTGCAGGCCCACGGAGGCGTCGGCGTTCTCAATGCCGACGGTGGCATCCGCGTCCTGGGTCTCGGCCACGACCTGATAGTAGATGTCGATGGTGCCGTCCACCTTCAGGACAGCCTGGAAGGTGAAGCGGTCGGCACTGCTGCTCAGCGGGTGCACGTTGTTCCACTGGAAGATCACGCGGTTGTTGGCCACGTCGTTGTACTGGTACACGGCGCCGGTCGGGGCCGCCGTGGGCACGTACATGTCATCCCAGAACACGGCCACGGTGGCATCGGGCAGGCCCGCGGTGGGCAGGGCCGTGTTGCTGTAGGCCGTGGCCGACGCGCCGAAGTTCAACCAGCCGTTGGTGCAGACGTTGGCCGTCGTGTAGTTCGTCCCGTAGAAGGGGAAGGCGAAGGGCAGGGTCACCGCCACGACATCGTCGTCCCCCTGGATGTCCAGGGAATCGCCGATGGCGCTAATGTCGGTCCAGCTGTAGGTCACGTTGCCACTGGGATCGTCGCTGTTCATCCACGTGTAGCCGGCGGCATCCGGGCCACCGCTGGTGGGACGGGAAACGAAGAAACCCGTTTCCGTGTTGGAAGCGGCGGACTCGCCCGCGTCGAACTGGGCCGTCACGTGGTAGGTGTAGACCTGGCTCTCAACCGGCGGGATGTCCGTGTAGTTGGTGACGGCGCTGGTGCCGATGAGGCCGCCGTCGCGGTACACGTTGTAGGTCAGGAAGCTGCGCTGCGCGCCCTGGGCCAGCCAGGCCGCGTGGGCCGTCTGGAAGGCGGCAACGGCTTCGCTCTTGCTACCGAACAGGGGCAGGAAATCCTCCACGCGCGGCTCGGGGCTGCTGAAGGCCACGGCCCAGGCCGGAGCCGTCCAGGTCAGGAGCACGTCGCCGTAGCCGCCGTCGGAGGCGGCCAGGCCGGTCGGGGCCAGCGTGTAGTCCACCACGGAGAAGCTCCAGGTGGGGCTGGTGGTGGTGTTGCTGTTCACCGAGTTGTCAACGGCCACGATGTAGTACATGACGTCGCTGCCGCCCGCCTGGGCCGGAATCTGGGCCGTGTAAAGCGGCGGGGTGCCGGCGCTCATGGCCACAGACTGGTACCCGCCGCCGTTGACCTGATAATACAGGGTGGCGGAGGCGACCTGGTTGTCGGCGTCCGTGATGTCGGCGTTCACCGTGTAGGGGTTGGTGGCGTCTTCGGTGTTGGTCAGCGGCGTGTGCGCGATGGCCGGGCCCACCCAGTCACCCAGCGGGGCGACGAAGAAGGTGGTCACGCCATCCGCCAGCCGGCTGCCGGCGCCGTTGTAGTTCGCCGCCAGACCCACCGTGCCCGTGCTGTTCTCGATGCCCAGCGTGGCTTCGGAGACGTCCGTCTCGATCAGGTTGGAGTAGTTGACCTTGATGTCGCCGTTCGCGTACAGCACCACCTGGTAGTCCAGGAAGGTGTAGGGGGACGCGGCGCCGTAGGGCGGCACGTGCCACTGCACGATGAAGCGGCCGTTGGCCACGTCGGACAGGTAGTGGATGGTCGAACCCACGTAGTGAGCCCCCATGTCATCCCAGAAGGGGGCGACGACGCTGTTGGGCGTGGCGGCGTCGGGCAGGTTCGTATTGGACAGCGAGCCGTTGCCCGTGCCGAAGGTCAGGAAGCCGTTGGAGGCCACGAACACGTCGGTCTGGTTCACCCCGTAGTAGGGCATGGTGAAGCCCAGCGCGTAGGGACCCGTGAAGCCGTCGTCCGTCAGGCCGGCGATGGGCGTGCCCGTGCCGCTGATGTCGATCCACTCGTAGTCGGGGCCGGCGTCGTCCACGCTGTTGATCCAGCTGTAGCCGGAAACGTCCGGGCCGCCCGAGGTGGGACGCAGGGTCTTGAAGCCCGTGTCCGTGTTGGAGGCGTTGGACTCGCCGCCGTTGAAGAGCGCCGTCACGTGGTAGGTGTAGACGTCTGCGGTGGGCGCATAGTCGATGTAGGTGGTGGTGGCGCTGGTGCCGATGAGGCCGCCGTCACGATAGATGTTGTAGTTCAGGAAGGAGCGCTCCGCGCCCTGGGCCAGCCAGGCGGCGTGGGCCGTCTGGAAGGCGGCGAAGGCCGCGTCCTTGCTCTGATGCAGGGGCAGGAAATCCTCGAAGCGCGGCTCGGGAGCCGGCTCGCCGAACATGGCCACGGCCCAGGCCGGCGCCGTCCAGGCCAGGTTCACCTGGTCCAGCAGGCCGTCGGACGCCGTCAGGCCGGTGGGGGCCAGGCTGATGTCCACCACGCTGAAGGCCCAGGTGGCGCTGGTGCCGGAGTTGGCCGGAACCGCCGTGTCCGTGGCCGTGATGTAGTACTGCACGTCGCTGCCCGCGGCCTGGGCCGGAATCTGGCCCGACCAGGCGGGCGGCATGCCGGCCGTCATGGGCACGGACAGGTAGCCGCCACCGTTGACCTGATAGTACAGGGTGGCGCTGGCGACGTTGCTCTCGGAATCGGTGATGTCAGCCGTGACGGTGTAGGGGTTGACCGTGTCTTCGGTGTTGCCCAGCGGGGTGTGCGCGATGCTCGGGGCCACCACATCGCCGGCGGGCCGATCGATGAAGACCGTCATGTTGTCCTGCAGGCTGCCGCCCAGGGTGTTGTAGCGGACCCGCAGACCCACCGCGCCCGTGCTGTTCTCGATCCCGATGGTCTGGTCGTTCATCGCGGCTGCCGTCTCGTCCACATTGAGATACTGCAGGAGGATGTCGCCGGACTCATACAAGATCGCCTGAACAGAGATGATCGGGGAATAGGCGCTGTACTTGCGCACGTTGGTCAACTGGAAGATGAACCTGTCGTTTGCCGGGTCCGCCAGATAATAGGCATGGCTGGTGCCGGCCGTGTACGCCAGGTCGTCCCAATACAACGCGATGAGGTTGTTGGGCACGGCCGCTGTCGGAATCTCCACGTTGAACGCATAGGACGTGGTCAACGCGTTGAAGGTGAGCACGCCGTTGGAGGTGGCGTACACCTGGGTCTGCACGGCGTCGTAGAAGGGGAAGTTGATCCCCAGGGGCAGGGCGGCCGTGTAGTTGTCATCAGTGAAGGTCGTGATCTCCGTCCCCGTGGTGGAGATGTCCACCCAGTTGATGGGCGTGCCGGAGGGGTCCAGGCTGTTGATCCAGGTATACCCGAAGGCGTCCGGACCACCCGTGGTGGGCCGCGGCTGGGCCACGCCCGAGTCGGTGGCCATGCTGGACTCGTTGGCCGTGAAGGCCGCCGTGACGCCGTAGGTGTAGGTGGTGCCCACCACGGCAGTCAGGTCCGTGTAGGTGAGCGACGTGGTGGTGGTGAGCAGGACCGCGTCCCGATAGATCTTGTAGTTGACGAAGGCGCGGTCGGAGCCCTGCAACTCGCCCTGCCACTGGGCCAGCGCCGCCTGCCAGGCCTGGTAGGCCTCGTCCTTGCTGCCGCTCAGGGGCAGGAAGTCCTCGAAGCGCGGCTCGTCAGAGGGCGCGCCCAGGGCCAGGGTGTGCACCCAGGCCGGAGCCGTCCAGGCCAGCACCACGCGCTCGGTCTGGTCGTCGGAGGCGGTAAAGGTCTGCGGAGGCTGGGTGTAGTCCTGCACCGCGAAGGTCCAGGTGCTGCTGGTGCTGGTATTGGGCACCGGGTCCGCCGCCGTCAGATAGTACTCAACCGTGGCGCCCAGGGGCTGGGCGGGGATGCTGGCGCTGAAGGCCGGCGGGGTGCCGGGGGTCATGGCCACGCTGGTCCAGGCGCCGCCGTTGGCGCGATAATAGAGATCGGCGCTCACCACTCCGGTGGCGTCGCTGATGTTCGCGTTGACCGTGAAGGGGCCGGCGTTCTCGCTGGTGGTCAGCGGCGT
This is a stretch of genomic DNA from Candidatus Delongbacteria bacterium. It encodes these proteins:
- the argF gene encoding ornithine carbamoyltransferase, which gives rise to MKRDCLQLIDFTAEELRGMLALAAEMKAEVRRGHYRKPFANKSFACIFHKPSLRTRISFEVGLAQLGGSTLYITEKEIELGKRESIHDVAKVLGRYVDAILIRTFSHCSVEELALHAPVPVVNMLTDLTHPCQVLADIFTVWEHKGTVDDLVVTYLGDGNNMTNSWLNLARRIPMELRIATSPDCLPDPGILKAAQAEGLSKIVVTDDPRAAAEGADVLYTDVWASMGQKDQAEAKAGLLKAYQINQGLVNLAKKDCLVMHCLPAERGKEITDEVMDGPRSVVFDEAENRMHAQKALMVRLLEWSNPLA